Proteins encoded within one genomic window of Amorphoplanes friuliensis DSM 7358:
- a CDS encoding bifunctional helix-turn-helix transcriptional regulator/GNAT family N-acetyltransferase, which translates to MDADVELVRDFNRYYTRRLGILTDRYLGQDRPLSEARLLFEIGDRADVRDLRARLGLDSGYLSRLLRSLEDQKLVRTHPHPDDRRVRVAELTASGVRECAELDRRSHAGISEMLEPLTADQRAELVAAQQQVRRLLRLAAVTIEAVPDDTDVARECLRAYAEELAVRFPEGYNNAALAKPGELAGFLVAREEGVAVGCGAWHRLGPATAEIRHLWVSSSARGLGLGRRLLTALEQDAGAQGITVARLGTHTSLTEAIALYRSSGYRQIARYGDSPYNQLAFEKAIAGPVPRP; encoded by the coding sequence ATGGACGCCGATGTCGAGCTGGTCCGCGACTTCAACCGGTACTACACCCGCCGCCTGGGCATCCTGACCGACCGCTACCTCGGCCAGGATCGCCCGCTGAGCGAGGCCCGGCTGCTCTTCGAGATCGGCGACCGCGCGGACGTCCGCGATTTGCGGGCCCGTCTCGGTCTGGACTCCGGATATCTGAGCCGGCTGCTGCGTTCCCTGGAAGACCAGAAGCTCGTGCGCACCCACCCTCACCCGGATGACCGCCGGGTCCGCGTCGCCGAGCTCACCGCCTCCGGCGTACGCGAGTGCGCCGAGCTGGACCGGCGCTCCCACGCGGGAATCAGTGAAATGCTGGAGCCCTTGACGGCCGATCAGCGTGCCGAGCTGGTCGCCGCGCAGCAGCAGGTCCGCCGCCTGCTGCGCCTGGCCGCCGTGACCATCGAGGCGGTTCCCGACGACACCGACGTGGCGCGTGAATGCCTGCGGGCGTACGCCGAGGAACTGGCCGTGCGCTTCCCGGAGGGCTACAACAACGCTGCGCTGGCCAAGCCGGGCGAGCTCGCGGGTTTCCTGGTGGCCCGCGAGGAAGGGGTCGCGGTCGGTTGCGGGGCGTGGCACCGGCTCGGACCGGCCACCGCCGAGATCCGCCACCTGTGGGTCTCCTCCTCCGCGCGAGGGCTGGGTTTGGGACGCCGGCTGCTGACCGCGCTGGAGCAGGACGCCGGCGCGCAGGGCATCACGGTCGCGCGCCTGGGCACCCACACGAGCCTGACGGAGGCGATCGCGCTCTACCGCAGCAGCGGCTACCGGCAGATAGCCCGCTACGGCGACTCGCCGTACAACCAGCTCGCCTTCGAAAAGGCGATTGCCGGGCCGGTCCCGCGTCCCTAG
- a CDS encoding RecQ family ATP-dependent DNA helicase has translation MADVTALAASVFGFALRPSQRSAAEAVTGGRDTLAVLPTGSGKSAIYQVAGLAREGVTVVVSPLIALQRDQVRSLSGLGLRAVLLNSSLHAAQRAEVLATIRAGETDFVMLGPEQLANDETLRELTGTPRPITLVAVDEAHLVSEWGHDFRPEYLRLADVIDAFGRPPVLALTATAAPPVQADITRQLRMREPQIIVADFDRPGITLAVRRTRHGLPEDQAIDDRTVEVVLAHQTPALVYALTHARCESLAERLRLDSYRVAAYHAGMPAAERGRVQDGFFAGTIEIVVATSAFGMGIDKPDVRTVVHAGVPGSLDEYYQEIGRAGRDGEPANAILVYDPRTVRIPRLLAARSRIAAGTIHAVVDVLESRSGRVTYQELAEASFVSKHMVERVVAELLELDALEADGHDAVLIPKRLPRTTFASVAEAGDRHQAVLTSRIDAARHYAETTRCRRAELLGYFGEHYEAPCGTCDNDNTAAAAPSGMSAPELPGGVGVHHRLWGPGTLLSRDEHELTAVFASVGYRHLTPAVLANGVLTID, from the coding sequence ATGGCCGACGTCACCGCCCTGGCCGCCTCCGTCTTCGGTTTTGCGCTGCGCCCCTCACAGCGCAGCGCCGCCGAGGCGGTCACCGGCGGGCGGGACACCCTCGCCGTGTTACCCACCGGCAGCGGCAAGAGCGCCATCTACCAGGTCGCCGGGCTCGCCCGCGAGGGTGTGACCGTGGTCGTGTCGCCGCTGATCGCCCTGCAACGCGACCAGGTCCGCTCGCTGAGCGGGCTCGGCCTGCGCGCGGTGCTGCTCAACTCGAGCCTGCACGCCGCGCAGCGCGCCGAGGTCCTGGCCACGATCCGCGCCGGCGAGACCGACTTTGTCATGCTCGGACCCGAGCAGCTGGCCAACGACGAGACGCTGCGCGAGCTCACCGGCACCCCGCGCCCGATCACCCTGGTCGCCGTCGACGAGGCCCACCTGGTCAGCGAGTGGGGACACGACTTCCGCCCCGAATATCTGCGCCTGGCCGACGTCATCGACGCCTTCGGCCGGCCGCCGGTGCTCGCGCTGACCGCCACCGCCGCGCCGCCCGTGCAGGCCGATATCACCCGCCAGCTGCGGATGCGCGAGCCGCAGATCATCGTCGCCGACTTCGACCGGCCGGGCATCACCCTGGCCGTGCGCCGCACCCGCCACGGCCTGCCCGAGGATCAGGCCATCGACGACCGCACCGTCGAGGTCGTCCTGGCCCATCAGACCCCGGCCCTCGTGTACGCCCTGACTCACGCCCGCTGCGAGAGCCTGGCCGAGCGATTGCGTCTGGACTCGTACCGGGTGGCCGCTTATCACGCCGGAATGCCGGCAGCGGAACGCGGCCGCGTCCAGGACGGGTTCTTCGCCGGCACGATCGAGATCGTCGTGGCGACCAGCGCCTTCGGCATGGGCATCGACAAGCCGGACGTCCGCACGGTCGTGCACGCCGGTGTCCCCGGCAGCCTCGACGAGTACTACCAGGAGATCGGCCGTGCCGGCCGCGACGGTGAGCCGGCGAACGCGATCCTGGTCTACGACCCGCGCACGGTGCGCATCCCGCGGCTGCTGGCCGCCCGCTCGCGCATCGCGGCGGGCACGATCCACGCGGTGGTCGACGTGCTGGAGAGCCGGTCCGGCCGGGTGACCTATCAGGAGCTGGCCGAGGCGAGCTTCGTGAGCAAGCACATGGTCGAACGTGTCGTCGCCGAACTGCTCGAGCTGGACGCGCTCGAAGCCGACGGTCACGACGCCGTGCTGATCCCGAAACGCTTGCCCCGCACCACGTTCGCGTCGGTGGCCGAGGCCGGTGACCGGCACCAGGCGGTGCTGACCAGCCGCATCGACGCCGCCCGCCACTACGCGGAGACGACCCGCTGCCGCCGGGCCGAGCTCCTGGGTTATTTCGGCGAGCACTACGAAGCACCGTGCGGCACCTGCGACAATGACAACACCGCGGCAGCTGCCCCCTCCGGCATGTCGGCCCCCGAGCTGCCCGGCGGCGTCGGCGTGCACCACCGGCTGTGGGGCCCGGGGACCCTGCTGTCACGCGACGAGCACGAACTGACCGCGGTGTTCGCCTCCGTCGGCTACCGCCACCTGACGCCCGCGGTGCTGGCCAACGGCGTGCTCACGATCGACTGA
- a CDS encoding SRPBCC family protein has protein sequence MATVCVEATINAAAQQVWEAVADVGAVHQRLLPGRVADARMEGDVRILTMPDGAQVREVILAIDHSIRRMAYTVTEGQRLPLTYHHASFQVFEEGDRSRLVWLTDVLPHALAPVVQGRVERGIQEMKAILEAAAVIT, from the coding sequence ATGGCCACGGTCTGTGTGGAAGCCACCATCAACGCTGCGGCGCAGCAGGTGTGGGAGGCCGTTGCCGATGTCGGAGCGGTCCACCAGCGGCTGCTGCCCGGGCGGGTGGCCGACGCCCGGATGGAGGGCGACGTCCGCATCCTGACCATGCCGGACGGCGCGCAGGTCCGCGAAGTCATCCTGGCGATCGACCACAGCATTCGCCGGATGGCGTACACCGTGACCGAGGGACAGCGACTGCCTCTGACGTATCACCACGCGTCGTTCCAGGTCTTCGAGGAGGGCGACCGCAGCCGGCTGGTCTGGCTGACCGATGTCCTCCCGCACGCCCTGGCCCCTGTGGTGCAGGGCCGCGTCGAGCGGGGAATCCAGGAGATGAAAGCGATTCTGGAAGCGGCGGCAGTCATAACCTGA
- a CDS encoding AraC family transcriptional regulator yields MPLVLDTSLLPAAQRAEAVREAMTSSIAPASVAVAPPGHARIAHWVLGPGAEFLHHVSSGHRLTRTSRHLQSDNPERISLGLPVSGAVRMRHRDLPGGDRIGELQLVDLTSPYDFLVEETSTVQALIVDYSHLGVPVDSLRNAIPRLAASPMYELVRRHLLELPGVLDNLQPDPALTFLGSSTVELVRGLIASAADPDASWLRAASTGTLFTRVTEYIRQHQREPDLSAARLAAAHDVSVRTLYAAFAAENEQLGEWVIRGRLREAHRELAECPTATVASIARSWGFANARHFARRFRDEYGISPGEWQHGVSRPAVVTPATNSGR; encoded by the coding sequence ATGCCACTCGTGCTCGACACGTCCCTGTTGCCGGCGGCGCAGCGCGCCGAGGCAGTGCGAGAAGCCATGACCTCATCGATCGCTCCCGCCTCCGTCGCGGTCGCCCCACCGGGGCATGCCCGTATCGCCCACTGGGTTCTGGGCCCGGGCGCGGAGTTCCTTCATCACGTGTCCAGCGGCCACCGGCTCACCCGCACGTCGCGTCACCTGCAGTCCGACAATCCTGAGCGGATCTCCCTGGGCCTGCCCGTCTCCGGCGCGGTGCGCATGAGGCACCGCGACCTCCCCGGCGGCGATCGCATCGGTGAACTGCAACTGGTCGACCTCACCTCGCCGTACGACTTCCTGGTCGAGGAAACGTCGACGGTCCAGGCCCTCATCGTCGACTACAGCCACCTCGGCGTTCCGGTCGACTCCTTGCGCAACGCCATTCCCCGGCTGGCCGCCAGCCCGATGTACGAACTGGTCCGCCGCCACCTCCTGGAGCTGCCGGGTGTGCTCGACAACCTTCAGCCCGACCCGGCCCTGACGTTCCTCGGCTCCTCGACCGTCGAACTCGTCCGCGGGCTCATCGCCTCGGCCGCAGACCCGGACGCTTCCTGGCTGCGCGCTGCCAGCACCGGCACGCTGTTCACCCGGGTCACCGAGTACATCCGGCAACACCAGCGAGAGCCTGACCTCAGTGCCGCCCGTCTCGCCGCCGCCCACGACGTCTCCGTCAGAACCCTCTACGCCGCCTTCGCTGCGGAGAACGAACAACTGGGCGAGTGGGTCATCCGCGGCCGGCTCCGCGAAGCACACCGCGAGCTGGCCGAGTGCCCCACCGCAACCGTGGCGTCCATAGCCCGCTCGTGGGGTTTCGCGAACGCGCGCCACTTCGCGCGCCGGTTCCGCGACGAATACGGGATCAGCCCCGGGGAATGGCAGCACGGCGTCAGCCGGCCGGCAGTGGTGACTCCGGCAACAAACAGTGGTCGCTGA
- a CDS encoding GNAT family N-acetyltransferase gives MTDGLWYAMPTLTGSRIRLEPLRYEHAADYLAAAGTVEEADEIFRWQSPAGGALAQPVTEEDARRHIVAALAARARGLRLPYAQIDVATGRFAGTTSFADPDPVLRTLTIGYTWLGRQWWGTGANAEAKLLMLTFAFETLGAVRVVMVTDVLNVRAQAAIVRLGATQEGTLRKHRRRADGSWRDTVIYAITDDDWPRIKDGLHKRMQSCP, from the coding sequence GTGACCGATGGCCTCTGGTATGCGATGCCGACCTTGACGGGCAGCCGGATCCGGCTCGAGCCTCTGCGATACGAACACGCCGCCGACTATCTCGCGGCAGCGGGCACTGTGGAGGAAGCCGACGAGATCTTCCGGTGGCAGAGCCCGGCCGGAGGGGCCCTGGCCCAGCCGGTCACCGAGGAGGATGCCCGCCGGCACATCGTCGCTGCCCTGGCCGCGCGTGCCCGCGGACTGCGACTCCCGTACGCCCAGATCGACGTGGCGACGGGCCGGTTCGCCGGCACGACGTCGTTCGCGGACCCCGATCCGGTGTTGCGGACCCTGACGATCGGTTACACCTGGCTCGGGCGGCAGTGGTGGGGTACCGGCGCGAACGCCGAGGCGAAACTGCTGATGCTCACCTTCGCATTCGAGACGCTCGGTGCGGTCCGGGTGGTGATGGTCACCGATGTGCTCAATGTGCGCGCGCAGGCCGCCATCGTGCGGCTGGGCGCGACTCAGGAAGGGACACTGCGCAAGCATCGTCGCCGCGCCGACGGGTCCTGGCGCGACACCGTCATCTACGCGATCACCGACGACGACTGGCCCCGGATCAAGGACGGCCTGCACAAGCGGATGCAGAGCTGTCCCTGA
- a CDS encoding MarR family winged helix-turn-helix transcriptional regulator has translation MADASTGPLMNQPTLVDRAPLSFSLLSLSRTFHSYGSEMLLKLGLYPGQELILMRLFDRDEQIQTALQTSIGLDHSTVSRSIRRMEDAGLVTRRPADHDKRAMVVSLTDAGRAMHPRLVELWGTLEATLTDGLSDGERTTLLKTIGALDQSVTSARRRSKT, from the coding sequence GTGGCCGACGCCAGCACCGGGCCGCTGATGAACCAGCCGACCCTGGTCGACCGCGCGCCGCTGAGCTTCAGCCTGCTGTCGCTCTCGCGGACCTTCCACAGCTACGGCAGCGAGATGCTGCTCAAACTCGGCCTGTACCCGGGCCAGGAGCTCATCCTCATGCGGCTCTTCGACCGCGACGAGCAGATCCAGACCGCGCTGCAGACCTCGATCGGCCTCGACCACTCCACCGTCTCGCGCAGCATCCGCCGCATGGAGGACGCCGGCCTGGTCACCCGCCGCCCGGCCGACCACGACAAGCGGGCGATGGTGGTCTCCCTGACCGATGCTGGCCGGGCCATGCACCCCCGCCTCGTCGAACTGTGGGGCACCCTCGAAGCGACGCTGACAGACGGGCTCAGCGACGGCGAGCGCACCACCCTGCTCAAGACCATCGGCGCCCTCGACCAGTCCGTGACCAGCGCCCGCCGCCGCAGCAAAACCTGA
- a CDS encoding quinone oxidoreductase family protein, protein MKAVQTETTGSIEALRLTDLPEPQAGPGEVLIRVEAAAVNFMDLMRVKGLPFDVPTPLPFVPGAEVSGTVVALGEGVESLEVGARVFGASGQLLNGGWAELTTARAAGLAPIPAGMAAEQAAGLTVAGAGAAIALIEAARTAPGETVFVPAAGGGFGGYAVQIAKALGATVIAGAGTPQKRQVALDLGADHAVDYRTPGWTEAITELTGGTGADVVLEGLGPQHVGESLSILAPFGRVVVYGVLPGYGKIVDVDALAALVNDPSQAKSVTGFNVTHWLTHRPQASLTAVGRLLGWIADGTVTGPRITSLPLAEAAHALTLLERGENTGKTVLIP, encoded by the coding sequence ATGAAGGCAGTCCAGACAGAAACCACCGGCAGTATCGAGGCCCTGCGGCTGACCGACCTGCCCGAACCGCAGGCCGGCCCCGGCGAGGTGCTTATCCGGGTGGAGGCGGCCGCGGTCAACTTCATGGACCTCATGCGGGTCAAAGGCCTGCCGTTCGACGTCCCGACGCCACTGCCCTTCGTACCCGGTGCAGAGGTCTCCGGCACCGTCGTCGCGCTCGGCGAGGGCGTCGAGAGCCTGGAGGTGGGCGCCCGGGTGTTCGGGGCGTCCGGGCAGCTCCTCAACGGCGGCTGGGCCGAGCTGACCACCGCCCGGGCCGCCGGTCTCGCCCCGATCCCGGCGGGCATGGCAGCCGAGCAGGCGGCCGGGCTGACGGTGGCCGGCGCGGGCGCCGCCATCGCACTGATCGAGGCCGCCCGGACCGCCCCGGGCGAAACTGTTTTTGTCCCCGCCGCCGGCGGCGGCTTCGGCGGCTACGCCGTGCAGATCGCCAAAGCGCTCGGCGCCACCGTCATCGCCGGCGCCGGTACGCCGCAGAAACGGCAGGTCGCCCTCGACCTCGGCGCCGACCATGCCGTGGACTACCGCACGCCGGGCTGGACCGAGGCGATCACCGAGCTCACCGGCGGCACCGGCGCCGACGTGGTGCTGGAAGGCCTGGGCCCCCAGCACGTGGGCGAGTCGCTGTCGATCCTGGCCCCGTTCGGCCGCGTCGTCGTCTACGGCGTACTGCCCGGCTACGGCAAAATCGTCGACGTGGACGCGCTGGCAGCGCTGGTCAACGACCCGTCCCAGGCAAAATCGGTGACCGGCTTCAACGTCACGCACTGGCTCACCCACCGGCCTCAGGCCTCCCTCACCGCGGTCGGCAGACTGCTGGGCTGGATCGCCGACGGCACGGTCACCGGCCCGCGCATCACCAGCCTCCCGCTGGCCGAGGCGGCCCACGCGCTGACCCTGCTGGAACGCGGCGAGAACACCGGCAAGACCGTCCTCATCCCCTGA
- a CDS encoding DMT family transporter — translation MAWIMLVLAGALEAVWAIALGRSAGFTRPLPTVIFVVALIASMGGLGYALRSIPVGTGYAVWVGIGAALTTVAGMTVLGEPVNLPRVISLLLVVAGVVGLKVFH, via the coding sequence ATGGCTTGGATCATGCTTGTGCTGGCCGGGGCCCTCGAGGCCGTGTGGGCGATCGCCCTGGGCCGCAGCGCCGGCTTCACCCGTCCCCTGCCTACCGTGATCTTCGTGGTCGCGCTGATCGCCAGCATGGGCGGCCTCGGGTACGCGCTGAGGAGCATTCCCGTCGGCACCGGATATGCGGTGTGGGTCGGCATCGGCGCCGCCCTGACCACCGTGGCCGGCATGACTGTGCTCGGCGAGCCGGTCAACCTGCCCCGGGTCATCTCCCTGCTGCTGGTCGTGGCGGGCGTCGTGGGACTCAAGGTGTTCCACTGA
- a CDS encoding GNAT family N-acetyltransferase yields MTDLDALLAMHDEWMRIPPQIPLPGVGYEWDGRLLRITGQMRGMLRGPRDIGVEGDDLDRLIQRQVDYFGARGEAFEWKVRGHDLPADLPNRLLAAGFVPELQSAVLIGFSEQIAAEPVLPDGVQLRRVTAEADMRRIAEMQSAVWGGDLSWIGDYLWGLVVTTPDDIVVLVAEAAGEVVCAAFILCGGEGSYGALLGGSTLPAWQRRGIYRALVHARAQIAVERGLELLQVDASPHSAPILQKMGFHQVSTSALYAWAPPQAQGSSNSQSSNGGSGS; encoded by the coding sequence GTGACGGACCTCGACGCGCTGCTGGCCATGCATGACGAGTGGATGCGGATTCCGCCGCAGATTCCGTTGCCGGGAGTCGGCTACGAGTGGGACGGCCGGTTGCTGCGCATCACCGGCCAGATGCGGGGCATGCTGCGCGGCCCGCGTGACATCGGCGTCGAGGGCGACGACCTCGACCGGCTGATCCAGCGGCAGGTCGACTACTTCGGTGCGCGCGGTGAGGCGTTCGAGTGGAAGGTCCGGGGTCACGACCTGCCGGCGGATCTGCCGAACCGGTTGCTCGCCGCGGGTTTTGTTCCTGAGCTGCAGTCCGCGGTCCTCATCGGATTCAGCGAGCAGATCGCCGCCGAGCCGGTCCTGCCGGACGGCGTGCAGCTGCGCCGGGTGACCGCGGAGGCCGACATGCGACGCATCGCGGAGATGCAGTCGGCGGTCTGGGGCGGTGATCTCAGCTGGATCGGTGACTACCTGTGGGGCCTGGTGGTCACCACGCCGGACGACATCGTGGTGCTGGTCGCCGAGGCCGCCGGCGAAGTCGTCTGCGCCGCCTTCATCCTGTGCGGTGGGGAAGGCAGTTACGGTGCACTGCTGGGCGGTTCGACACTGCCGGCGTGGCAGCGGCGCGGGATCTACCGGGCGCTGGTGCATGCCCGCGCGCAGATCGCCGTGGAGCGTGGCCTGGAGCTGCTGCAGGTCGACGCTTCCCCGCACAGCGCGCCGATCCTGCAGAAGATGGGCTTCCACCAGGTGTCGACCAGCGCGCTGTATGCCTGGGCGCCGCCGCAGGCTCAGGGCAGCTCGAACTCCCAGTCCTCGAACGGCGGTTCCGGCTCGTAA
- a CDS encoding DUF1905 domain-containing protein has product MLIKFAAELWVWDARKSETWTFVTLPEDASEEIHELSEGLRRGFGSLRVRATIGTSKWTTSIFPGNGGKAYALPVKRAIRTAQSLDVGDVATVTVELIDI; this is encoded by the coding sequence GTGCTGATCAAATTTGCCGCCGAGCTGTGGGTCTGGGATGCGCGCAAGAGCGAGACCTGGACGTTTGTCACCCTGCCCGAGGATGCCTCCGAGGAGATCCACGAGCTGAGCGAGGGCCTGCGCCGCGGCTTCGGATCACTGCGGGTGCGCGCGACGATCGGCACCAGCAAGTGGACAACGTCGATCTTCCCGGGCAACGGCGGCAAGGCGTACGCCCTGCCGGTCAAGCGCGCCATCCGCACAGCCCAGTCCCTCGACGTCGGCGACGTCGCCACGGTCACCGTCGAGCTCATCGACATCTGA
- a CDS encoding MFS transporter, translating into MPNLWQNSDFRRLWQGQTASQLGEHSGLVILPLIAVLVLNVDAGQLGALRAVGQAPIFLLSLLAGAWVDRWRTRTVMVLADLGRALALAGVVVAAALGFLGLPALLVIAFLVGALSVLFDVAYQVFLVRLLPRDQLLRGNSAIEGSRSAAQIGGPALGGALVSLLSAPIAAASSVVFFVVSLVSIARIRHREPVSGRSAGIPQIVEGFRFVVSEPSLRAVCFASAAFQFSFAALMTAYLIFLPRELDLSAVAVGLALAAVGPGALVGSLLAARLPSRFGYGVVLVSAALVGDGVMLLVPAVHGTMTVPALLAINFVFGTFGQLVNVTVMAVRQAVTPEAMQGRAAATITFAGMGMTPLGSLLGGVLAGEWGLRTTILVTAAGMLLSPLSMALSPIARLGRELPEVSRS; encoded by the coding sequence GTGCCGAACCTGTGGCAGAACTCCGATTTCCGCCGGCTGTGGCAGGGCCAGACGGCCTCCCAGCTCGGCGAGCATTCCGGCCTGGTCATCCTTCCGCTGATCGCCGTGCTGGTCCTCAACGTCGACGCCGGTCAGCTCGGCGCCTTGCGGGCGGTCGGGCAGGCGCCGATCTTCCTGCTGTCCCTGCTGGCCGGCGCGTGGGTGGACCGCTGGCGCACCCGGACCGTGATGGTGCTGGCCGACCTCGGCCGCGCCCTGGCGCTGGCCGGTGTGGTCGTGGCCGCCGCCCTCGGTTTCCTCGGCCTGCCGGCACTGCTGGTGATCGCTTTCCTGGTCGGCGCCCTGTCGGTGCTGTTCGATGTGGCCTACCAGGTCTTTCTCGTACGCCTGCTGCCCCGCGATCAGCTGCTGCGGGGCAACAGCGCCATCGAGGGCAGCCGGTCCGCGGCCCAGATCGGTGGCCCGGCGCTGGGCGGGGCGCTGGTGTCGCTGCTGTCAGCACCGATCGCCGCCGCGTCGAGCGTGGTGTTCTTCGTGGTGTCGCTGGTATCGATCGCGCGCATCCGTCACCGCGAGCCGGTCTCGGGGCGTTCGGCCGGCATCCCTCAGATCGTCGAGGGCTTCCGCTTTGTCGTCAGTGAACCCTCGCTACGAGCCGTCTGTTTCGCCTCGGCCGCGTTCCAGTTCTCCTTCGCCGCGTTGATGACCGCGTACCTGATCTTTTTGCCGCGGGAGCTGGATCTCTCCGCCGTCGCCGTCGGTCTGGCGCTGGCCGCGGTCGGGCCGGGCGCGCTGGTCGGCTCGCTGCTCGCCGCGCGCCTCCCGAGCCGATTCGGGTACGGCGTGGTGCTCGTGTCCGCGGCGCTGGTCGGTGACGGTGTGATGCTGCTGGTGCCCGCCGTGCACGGCACGATGACGGTCCCCGCGCTCCTCGCGATCAACTTCGTGTTCGGCACCTTCGGCCAGCTGGTCAACGTCACCGTGATGGCCGTCCGTCAGGCCGTGACCCCGGAAGCGATGCAGGGCCGGGCGGCCGCGACGATCACCTTCGCCGGCATGGGCATGACGCCGCTCGGCTCCCTGCTGGGCGGTGTCCTGGCGGGGGAGTGGGGCCTGCGCACCACCATCCTGGTGACGGCCGCGGGCATGCTGCTGTCTCCCCTGTCCATGGCGCTGTCCCCGATCGCCCGGCTGGGCCGCGAACTTCCCGAGGTCAGTCGATCGTGA